A window of Diabrotica virgifera virgifera chromosome 9, PGI_DIABVI_V3a contains these coding sequences:
- the LOC126891832 gene encoding lactosylceramide 1,3-N-acetyl-beta-D-glucosaminyltransferase A-like, whose protein sequence is MIMTYPSLNHRTLTLIGLIILGIPIMFLVNFQGSLFQNYTQSSTASQPTKLLETLVGKPTQDYNRLLNISFNFSMINQVCRENSSVLVLIVVHSAPLNLEKRLAIRDTWGQVEETKKIVFMIGDPGSPEQQKKLEAENVLFGDIVQGNFRDTYRNLTYKHVMVLKYFVYHCPQAKFVLKTDDDVFINWPSMNNFLTYHLFRFGDRETIYCIIRPPSPVDRRYTKWVVTVDEYPEKVYPQYCLGYVILYTPEVAFSLYEEAQTSNFFFWIDDAFITGILFKNLNYTHTDIANLLLLDQSLYAISNHFTNVTIKPFLFRLMDKMQMQTVWKYVSTHEAPKNIFAL, encoded by the coding sequence ATGATAATGACTTATCCATCGTTAAACCATAGGACTTTAACGTTAATAGGATTAATCATTTTAGGAATTCCAATTATGTTCTTAGTGAATTTCCAAGGCTCACTATTCCAAAACTACACTCAGTCGTCAACCGCATCGCAACCTACAAAATTATTGGAGACCTTAGTTGGAAAGCCAACTCAGGATTACAATCGCTTATTGAACATAAGCTTTAATTTTTCTATGATAAATCAAGTGTGTCGGGAAAATTCTTCTGTGTTAGTGCTAATAGTAGTTCATTCTGCACCTTTAAATTTAGAGAAGAGGCTGGCAATAAGGGATACGTGGGGACAAGTGgaagaaactaaaaaaatagtgtttatgaTAGGAGATCCAGGTTCTCCGGAACAACAGAAAAAGTTAGAAGCGGAAAATGTGTTATTTGGTGACATTGTACAAGGTAATTTTAGAGACACTTACAGAAATCTAACTTACAAGCACGTAATGGTTCTTAAATACTTTGTTTACCATTGTCCGCAAGcaaaatttgtattaaaaacCGATGATGACGTCTTCATCAACTGGCCAAGTATGAACAATTTCCTTACTTACCATTTGTTTCGTTTCGGTGATAGAGAAACCATATACTGTATTATAAGACCTCCCAGCCCTGTTGACAGAAGATATACCAAATGGGTTGTAACAGTTGATGAGTATCCAGAAAAAGTCTATCCACAGTACTGTCTTGGATATGTTATTCTTTATACACCAGAAGTGGCATTTAGTCTATATGAAGAAGCCCAAACATCAAATTTCTTTTTTTGGATAGACGATGCATTCATAACTGGTATTCTCTTTAAAAACCTAAATTATACTCACACAGATATCGCAAATTTATTGTTATTAGACCAAAGTTTATATGCTATTTCTAATCATTTCACTAACGTTACAATTAAACCATTTCTATTTAGATTAATGGACAAAATGCAGATGCAAACTGTTTGGAAATATGTTTCTACGCATGAAGCTCCCAAAAATATATTTGCTTTATAa